The sequence below is a genomic window from Croceicoccus marinus.
CGCTGGTCCCGGCATCCGCGCAGATCGCGGGCGACGCCATTTCCGCCGACAGCCTGGCCGAGGCGCAGGCCGCCCGGATCGAGGCGCGGGAGCGTGCCCGCACGCTTGCCGACCGCGCCGCGACGATCGAGGACACGGCGCTGAAGGCCGAGGCGCAGGCGGAAGCGCTGTCGGCCCGCATCGCCGAATCGGAAGCCCTGATCGAGGAAGCGCGCCAGCAGGAAACCCTGGCCGCCGACCGGCTGGGGTTCCTGCGCGAGCGATTCGCGCGCCAGCGCGCGCCACTGTCGCGCATGCTGGCGGCGCTGCAGCGACTGGCTCGCAGGCCGATGGTGCTGCTGGTGCTGCGCCCTTCATCGGTGCGCGATTATGTCCGCACCCGCGCGATGGTGGCCGCGATCACCCCTCAGATCGCGCGGCAGACGCGTTCGGTGCGCGGCGATCTGGCCGAGATGCGCGCATTGGCACAAGGCAGCGCCGCTGCGCGCGTCACGCGGCAGGAAGCAGCCACCGAACTGGCACGCCAGCGCGCCGAATTGCGCGCAAGTGGCGCCGAAAGCCGCCTTGCCGCGCGCGCGCTGGAACAGGCGGCGGGCGAGGCGCGCCGCGAGGCCACGCTGCGCGATGTCGAGGCGGACAGCATCGCCGCGCTCGCCGCGCGGCAGAGCCGCAATCGCCAGACCGAGGCGAGGCTGGCCGAACTGATCGGGCCGATCCTTCCGGCGGGGCGAGCGGAGGCAAGGTCCTCGTCGATTCGCCCCGTCATGCCCGTGCAGGGCGCGGTCCTGGCGGGCTATGGCGAACGCGATGCCGCCGGTGGCCGCTCGCGGGGGCTGAGCATCGCTCCGCAGCCGGGCGCGGCGGTCGCGGCGCCGCTGGCGGGTGAGATCGCATTCGCGCGTCCGTGGCGCGCCTATGGCACGCTGGTCATCATCCGGCACAAGGGCGGACTGCTCAGCCTGGTCGGCGGGCTGGCCGACGCGCGGGTCCGGGAAGGGCAGGCGGTGGCGCAGGGCGATGTGCTGGGCCGCGCGCCGCAGCGGGACCCCAGCGTGCTGTACGAATTGCGCCGCGCGGGCAGGCCGGTACACCCGCTGCTGGCGGTCTGAGCGGAAAAGCACGGCCAAGCCTCATCTGGCGTTAAGCCGCCGTGCGCGATAGAGTGAGTTGAAATTGACGATGGGCGGAGTGCGCCGGGCGAAGTCCGGCGGCGCGCCCGTGGAAAGGTACGACATCCCGATGGCGATCCGCTTTGCTCCCCTGCTGCGTTCTGCGGCGCTGGTCACCGCGCTGGCCATGCTGCCCGCGACGACGGCCGGCCTGGCCGCGGTCGATGGCCGCAGCGCGCCCGAATTCGGCAAGCTGATGCTCGTCTACCAGCGGGTGAAGGCCTATTACGTCGACGACGTCACCGACGACCAGCTGATCCGCGGCGCGATCGACGGCATGCTGGCCAGCCTCGACCCGCACAGCTCGTATCTCGACGGCACGGCGGCAGAGAACCTGCGCACGCAGACCGAGGGCAGCTATGGCGGGCTTGGCCTGTCGGTCACGATGGAAGACGGGGTGGTCAAGATCATCGCGCCGACCAAGGGCACGCCCGCCGACATCGCCGGGCTGAAGGCGGGGGACTACATCACCCATCTGAACGGCAAGCTGCTGTATGGCGGCACGCTGGACGAGGCGGTCGAGGAGATGCGTGGCCCTCCCGGCACGGCGGTCGACCTGACCATCTATCGCCCCGGCCGCGACGAGCCGCTGGACGTGAGCGTCGAGCGTGCGATCATCGATCTGAAGCCGGTGGAATACACCGTCGATGGCAAGATCGGCATCATCACCGTATCGAGCTTCAGCGCCCATGTCGGGCGCGAGGTCCAGAAGGCGATGGCGGGCATCCGCGGCGATCTGGGCGGCGCCATGCCCGAAGGGCTGGTGATCGACATGCGGTCGAACCCCGGCGGCCTGCTGGACGAGGCGGTGGCGATGAGCGACCTGTTCCTGGAACGCGGGCAGATCGTGTCGCAGCGCGGCCGTTTCGCGCGCGACAACGAGAGCTATTCGGCAAGGCCCGGCGACATCGCCAAGGGCGTGCCCATCGTGGTGCTGATCGATGCGGGCACCGCCTCTGCGTCCGAGATCGTGGCCGGCGCGCTGCAGGACCATCATCGCGGGCTGGTGATGGGTGAGCGCAGCTTCGGCAAGGGCAGCGTGCAGACCGTCGTGCAGATCAGCGCCGACAGCGCGCTGAAGCTGACCACGGCGCGCTATTTCACCCCGTCGGGCCGTTCGGTGCAGGAAGGCGGGATCGAACCCGACATCAAGGTACCGCAGATGTCCGACCCCGACGCCCGCGCCCGCGCCAAGAGCGCGATCCGCGAATCGGACCTGCGCGGCCATCTGATCAACGAGCTCAGCATCGAGGATGCAGAGCTGGAAGAGGATGCGACGCAGGATCCGCGCTTCAAGGTGACGGCGGAAGAGCTCGAGGCGCAGGGGATCGAGGACTTCCAGCTCGACTATGCGCTCAAGACCCTGCGCAACACCCGGCTGGCAAGGCTGAGCGGGACCGGCAGCGTGCAGTAACACCGCCGGTCGCGGGATCGGGTGACGGCGCAGAAGCCGGTCCTGCGGGATGGCAGCGCGCCGGCGTCCGGCGGCACCCGATCGCCAGTTCCGCGCCGAAGGGGCCATCGGTTCGTTTGCTTCGCCGGAGTCGGGGCTGGATTTCGCGCACCGACCTTCCTAGACCTTCTTTCGCAAACGCCCGGTTGCAGGCAGACATCCTCTGCCCCTGATCTGCGGGCGCTGGATCGAGAGCTTTAGAACGATGCTGTCCCCGAACCTTGCGATTGCCCGGGCGATCGCGCTGCTGGTCCCGGCCTCGCTGCTGGCGGGGGCCTATGTCTCGCAATATGGCTTTGGCCTGTATCCGTGCGAGATGTGCTGGTGGCAGCGCTATGCCCATTTCGCGGTGCTGGTGCCCGCGCTGCTGGCATTCGTGGCGCGCGGTGAGTTGCGGCTATGGCTCGTGCGGCTGGCGGGCGTGCTGCTGCTGATCGCGGCCATGCTGGGCGGCTATCACGCGGGCGTCGAATATGGCTGGTGGGAAGGCATCACCACCTGCGCCACCACCGCGGCGGCAGGCGGCGACCCGCTGGAGGCGATCCTGAACGCGCCCATCGTGCGCTGCGACACGGCGCCGTGGGACCTGTTCGGCATATCGCTGGCGGGCTGGAATTTCCTGATTTCCGGGGCGGCGGCACTGGCCGTCCTGATTCTTTCGGCACAGAGCGGGCGCAAGGGCGTTCTAGGATCATGACCATGCGCAGGAACGATATCGAGGCGATGATCCGGGTCGACCAGGCCGGGGAATACGGCGCGACCCGCATCTATGCCGGGCAGATCGCGGTCATGGGCGACCGCGCCCCGGGATCGGGCGAAGTGGCATCGATGGCGATGCAGGAAGCCGAGCACCGCGAGAAATTCGATGCGCTGCTGACCGAACGCGGCGTTCGCCCCACCTTGCTGCAGCCGTTGTGGGACCGCGCGGGCTTTGCGCTGGGCGCCGTGACCGCGCTGATCGGGCCCGAGGCCGCGATGGCCTGCACCGCCGCAGTCGAGACCGAGATCGACCGCCATTACAGCGAGCAGTTGGACGAGCTGGGCGATTCCGACCCGCAGCTGTCCGCCATGGTCGAGAAATTCCGCGACGAGGAGCGCGAGCATCACGATATCGCCATCGCGCAGGGCGCCGAACGCGCCCCTGCCTATCCGGTGCTGACCGGCGCGATCCGGCTGGGCTGCCGCGCCGCCATTGCGCTGTCGAAGCGGATCTGATGGCGCTCAGCTATCGTTCAGACGTCGTGCGGCCTAATTTCGGGCCGCGGGACGACGACCCGACACAAGACCGACCGACGCGCTGGGAGGCGCCGCCACAATGAAGACGACAACCGCACTTGCCGCCCTGGCCTTCACCGCCATCTGGGCCACCCCTGCCGCCGCGCAGGACGCGCCCAATGGAGAGCGGGTCAACCAGGTCATCGTCTATGGCGACCAGCCCTGCCCCGAAGCGCGCGACGACAATGAGATCGTCGTCTGCGTCCGGCAGGAGGATCCCTATCGCGTGCCGCAGGACCTTCGCGAAAGCGGGGCGCCGCAGAACGAGGCCTGGGCCAACCGGGTCGCGGCCAATGCGGATGTCGGGGCGACCGGCGTGGGAAGCTGCTCGACCGTCGGGCAGGAAGGGCAGACCGGCTGCCAGATCGACATCATCGAACAGGCCTATGCCGAGAAGGAGACCGCCGACAGCGTCCGCTTTGGCGAGCTTATCGCCGAGGAACGCGCACGCCGGCTGGAAGCGATCGACGCCGACGCCGCTGACGAGCAGGAACGGGTTGAAGCGCTGGAGCGCGAGTATGAAGCGCGCCGCACCGGGCAGGCGCCGAACCCTGAAACCGGCAATGTGATCGAACCGTCGGATGCGGAGCCGATCGCGGCCGATCCGGGCGAATAGGCGTCCATCGCCCCGTCCGCGCAGGGCGGGGCTGCCCATGCCGGCTTACCCTTTGTTGACAGCGGCGCGCATCGTTAACCTTCATAATGCCCGTAACAGCGCTGTAATCATCTGAAAACGCGTGATTTCGGGACCCAGCCTGGGCGAGTGAGCCTATCTACTCTTAACGGCTAGGGCGATGCGAAATGGCGTTATGCCGCTTGAACCGGGCAGGGCGCAGGGGCCATAACAGGTGCGCAACATGAGGGGCGTACGATGTATCTCCACGCAGACAGATCGATTGCCCGGCATTCCCAGGCACTGACGGGCGACGAAACGACCAGCCTGCCGCGCGTGCAGGACCGCCGGATGCAGCGCATTCGCAGCTA
It includes:
- a CDS encoding demethoxyubiquinone hydroxylase family protein yields the protein MRRNDIEAMIRVDQAGEYGATRIYAGQIAVMGDRAPGSGEVASMAMQEAEHREKFDALLTERGVRPTLLQPLWDRAGFALGAVTALIGPEAAMACTAAVETEIDRHYSEQLDELGDSDPQLSAMVEKFRDEEREHHDIAIAQGAERAPAYPVLTGAIRLGCRAAIALSKRI
- a CDS encoding S41 family peptidase → MAIRFAPLLRSAALVTALAMLPATTAGLAAVDGRSAPEFGKLMLVYQRVKAYYVDDVTDDQLIRGAIDGMLASLDPHSSYLDGTAAENLRTQTEGSYGGLGLSVTMEDGVVKIIAPTKGTPADIAGLKAGDYITHLNGKLLYGGTLDEAVEEMRGPPGTAVDLTIYRPGRDEPLDVSVERAIIDLKPVEYTVDGKIGIITVSSFSAHVGREVQKAMAGIRGDLGGAMPEGLVIDMRSNPGGLLDEAVAMSDLFLERGQIVSQRGRFARDNESYSARPGDIAKGVPIVVLIDAGTASASEIVAGALQDHHRGLVMGERSFGKGSVQTVVQISADSALKLTTARYFTPSGRSVQEGGIEPDIKVPQMSDPDARARAKSAIRESDLRGHLINELSIEDAELEEDATQDPRFKVTAEELEAQGIEDFQLDYALKTLRNTRLARLSGTGSVQ
- a CDS encoding disulfide bond formation protein B, yielding MLSPNLAIARAIALLVPASLLAGAYVSQYGFGLYPCEMCWWQRYAHFAVLVPALLAFVARGELRLWLVRLAGVLLLIAAMLGGYHAGVEYGWWEGITTCATTAAAGGDPLEAILNAPIVRCDTAPWDLFGISLAGWNFLISGAAALAVLILSAQSGRKGVLGS
- a CDS encoding murein hydrolase activator EnvC family protein; amino-acid sequence: MRRTFVLAIVPLAAALALVPASAQIAGDAISADSLAEAQAARIEARERARTLADRAATIEDTALKAEAQAEALSARIAESEALIEEARQQETLAADRLGFLRERFARQRAPLSRMLAALQRLARRPMVLLVLRPSSVRDYVRTRAMVAAITPQIARQTRSVRGDLAEMRALAQGSAAARVTRQEAATELARQRAELRASGAESRLAARALEQAAGEARREATLRDVEADSIAALAARQSRNRQTEARLAELIGPILPAGRAEARSSSIRPVMPVQGAVLAGYGERDAAGGRSRGLSIAPQPGAAVAAPLAGEIAFARPWRAYGTLVIIRHKGGLLSLVGGLADARVREGQAVAQGDVLGRAPQRDPSVLYELRRAGRPVHPLLAV